The DNA region CCCAAGGCGGCGGCAATGAGCACCGAAACGCCACCAGGTCCTCAccagatgcagatgcagatgcagatgcagccCTCCCAATCCAAGCCGTAGTCGTATACACAACTGCACACCCAAACAGGCTCCTTACCCTCTTCAACTCCCTCACAAGCTCAGCGTACATATCACCGATGTAGAAACTCCGTTTCGATCTGCGATCATGCTCGATCTCAGTGTGCGGACGACCAATCTCCTCGACCCGGGCGATCTGGTCGCGTAGTTTATCCTGCCAGAAGAATACCGTTGCGCTGTCGATGAAGATTGCGTGGAGGGGGCGGTTTGCGGAGAGGTGGCGGGCAGTGTCGAAGAGGTATGATTCTAGAGATTGTAGTGTTGCAAGAAGAGATGGTGAGGAGGTGGGACGGAAGACGTGGACGTGTTGGAGGGAGTTGTAGAGTATGCTTTCAGTGTCAGGGAGCTGCTCTACCATATGCTGCTTCAGTTTCTGATAAAGGATGCCCTGAGCAACACTCAACAAACGATCCGCATCAAATCGGCCATCTGTGTCAATAAAGACGGCAGCTGCATTCCGTCCATCGATCTGGACATTGTCAATCGTCGAGGGCAGGACAGCAATGGCCGCGAGATAATACAGTAGCTGGGACTTTCCAGCCACCGACGAGGTACTTGAGATCTCGACCACCGGGTCTGTACGAGCCTTGACCGCCCGATGTGCTTGTCTGTCTTCTGGTTGTAGATTAAAATTCTCGTCTGGATGctgaggagcaggagcaggggCGGGCATGAAGATCTCTAGCAGGTCATCCAGAGCCTTGACGCCTAGACGGTTGCTCGTCTCATTAGGGCATATATTTCTTAGATCATGTAGAATCTGTAATTATCAGTATTGACCATAGTCAGGTTTGTAGGAAAAGGTACCTCGTCCAGTCTCGCTTCAGTCACCTCCCCAAGCAATTTCTCCCCGAAACTGGCGGCCATTTGCGCGGCTTGGAGAGGAGAGGATCATAGCAGCATTCATAACACGATTAACTGACTATACATTGTATTTCACTGTAATTATCGAAGGTATCACAATTGAGATAGCTGTAGGCCGGTGCTGTCAGAAAGCGGAACTCCGCAAAACCCCCGAGATCCCACATTCACCTCGCCATCACAACCACcactcctcaacctcaataACCTACAGTTATAAGAAATTATATACAAAGAAGAATGGCCCCCCTCGTGCCCGTCTTCTCTTCCGAGTCGCTGCCCTCACACGTTAACACGATCCGGCGAAACTTCCACGAAGAAAAGCGTCGCAAAGGACCCGCGGTCGACTTGAAAGAGTGCCCACTGCTCGAGATGGTGCAGTACTCGTGCAATCCGCCGCAGGATGGGATACCCAAGCCTGGAACTATTGTGTGTAAGCCGGTTGTGCGGTTGTTTAGACGGTATACTTGTTTTTTCTGTGGTTTGGTTGGTCATACTGTGGTTATTGACGCTTGCAGATGCGCCGGGTTGACGGTTGAGACGACGTCGTGGGAGCCGATTCGGTTggcaaaggaagaggaagcgaAACGCGCTGCTTAGGGATTGTGTTGGATATTTGTTTATGTATAGCGGGAGTTGGGCGTCTACGGTTCAgacatggtcatgaaatTGATTGCTCCAGGGT from Aspergillus chevalieri M1 DNA, chromosome 2, nearly complete sequence includes:
- a CDS encoding uncharacterized protein (COG:S;~EggNog:ENOG410PTUR;~InterPro:IPR024645;~PFAM:PF11093;~go_component: GO:0042720 - mitochondrial inner membrane peptidase complex [Evidence IEA]), giving the protein MAPLVPVFSSESLPSHVNTIRRNFHEEKRRKGPAVDLKECPLLEMVQYSCNPPQDGIPKPGTIVCKPVVRLFRRCAGLTVETTSWEPIRLAKEEEAKRAA
- a CDS encoding putative Rad51 family DNA repair protein (COG:L;~EggNog:ENOG410PX0C;~InterPro:IPR013632,IPR027417,IPR030547;~go_component: GO:0005657 - replication fork [Evidence IEA];~go_component: GO:0033063 - Rad51B-Rad51C-Rad51D-XRCC2 complex [Evidence IEA];~go_process: GO:0000724 - double-strand break repair via homologous recombination [Evidence IEA];~go_process: GO:0006281 - DNA repair [Evidence IEA]); the protein is MAASFGEKLLGEVTEARLDEILHDLRNICPNETSNRLGVKALDDLLEIFMPAPAPAPQHPDENFNLQPEDRQAHRAVKARTDPVVEISSTSSVAGKSQLLYYLAAIAVLPSTIDNVQIDGRNAAAVFIDTDGRFDADRLLSVAQGILYQKLKQHMVEQLPDTESILYNSLQHVHVFRPTSSPSLLATLQSLESYLFDTARHLSANRPLHAIFIDSATVFFWQDKLRDQIARVEEIGRPHTEIEHDRRSKRSFYIGDMYAELVRELKRVRSLFGCAVVYTTTAWIGRAASASASASGEDLVAFRCSLPPPWGLFPTLRVVVRANGQGRFLGCVNGLGKEQWPRRVVEGLERQSRGTFVFSADKHGVLV